In a single window of the Acinetobacter tibetensis genome:
- a CDS encoding isopeptide-forming domain-containing fimbrial protein, whose amino-acid sequence MTTRIHRALLGGASLLLVGVCHAFPQPGSYISNVASGDYTDEMGNLLLVNSNPVALEVQKTYSLTLVQNQNQYGAIGGVVNLPHVLTNTGNTADRYTLSLVQSSNDNFDLSHVKVYADRDQNGLPDNTEDLLVGSIELNAGQSLAVVIVGSIPTTVAFNQLSRLDLTAISQQNITLSAQVTDTIRVVDDAVISLVKAQSASEGNIGDLITYTLTYRNTGTATRRVVLQDVLDDSLDYVTGSALWNQNTTALTDANDTEASANTGIAYQFKPDGKSLEASIAAVAPLTSGTLSFKAKVKQGAANKIPNTAGFVQYDTDNTTVKLSSFSNTVIYNLAAVYGVVLNNKSSSATNGGNPNSSPDNLVIQASLKPGQEIFFNNYVWNIGNTTDTYNLSYSSSNLPSCAKVNFYTQDGKTLLTDTNGDGKVDTGSISNAAVKQIQVGVSASTGCSSSVSHINIDVVATSIASNLVSDPIRNQITTLTVVSSSSDLYNADQSGLGVGVLDNLGQALRTVKVVSGKAVFPLVAKNNSNQANNYNLYASFSPIDVANIVPTSKTGFSVKFYEGDASCQTVGKQITNTGTLAAGASKAYCAVIDVDASQQNFTAPIWFAIQSPINQQADSIKNQIESNVARLLTLINDQQGQVGVGGTIVYVHTLKNLGNMAEGENAGSQVNLNVVPLKNDGFVYSLYYDANKNGQIDSADQIISATTSLNQLLGSAGLPPQTDIQLLLKVQAAPSATEGVVSQADILVEISDFNGIHLDNLKNTDVTTVATGHLQLLKTQAVNSGCITSDLAALSYTTQLVSVKPNQCVAYKLTLKNDGSSVVKNVQFNDVVPAYTSLIGTPVIVPTGVDLSSGEKVSALVSSLDPNQEANFYFVIRVNP is encoded by the coding sequence ATGACAACAAGAATACATCGCGCGTTATTGGGGGGTGCATCGCTATTATTGGTCGGTGTTTGTCATGCTTTTCCTCAGCCTGGAAGCTATATTTCCAACGTTGCATCTGGGGACTATACCGATGAGATGGGCAACCTCTTATTGGTTAATTCCAATCCTGTGGCATTAGAGGTGCAAAAAACATATTCCCTAACACTGGTACAAAATCAAAACCAATATGGTGCTATAGGCGGGGTGGTGAATCTTCCACACGTTCTCACCAATACAGGTAATACGGCTGATCGATATACATTAAGTCTAGTGCAAAGTAGTAATGATAATTTTGATTTAAGTCATGTAAAGGTCTATGCAGACCGCGATCAAAATGGTTTACCTGATAATACCGAAGACTTATTGGTCGGTTCAATTGAGCTGAATGCAGGGCAATCTTTAGCAGTTGTGATTGTGGGGAGTATTCCTACCACGGTGGCTTTTAATCAGCTTAGTCGTTTAGACCTTACAGCCATTAGTCAGCAAAATATTACACTTTCTGCACAAGTCACGGACACGATTCGTGTTGTGGATGATGCCGTGATTTCTCTGGTGAAGGCACAAAGTGCAAGTGAAGGTAATATTGGTGATTTGATTACCTATACTTTGACCTATCGAAATACAGGGACAGCAACACGTCGCGTCGTATTGCAAGATGTATTGGATGATTCTTTAGATTATGTAACAGGCTCGGCACTTTGGAATCAGAATACCACCGCACTCACCGATGCCAATGATACTGAAGCATCTGCCAATACAGGAATTGCTTATCAATTTAAACCTGATGGGAAGAGTTTGGAAGCCAGTATTGCCGCTGTTGCCCCTCTAACATCAGGCACGCTGAGCTTTAAAGCCAAAGTGAAACAAGGTGCAGCGAATAAAATTCCCAATACAGCAGGTTTTGTACAATATGACACGGATAACACCACGGTAAAACTGAGCAGTTTTTCCAATACCGTGATTTATAATTTGGCCGCTGTCTATGGAGTGGTTTTAAATAATAAATCCAGTTCAGCAACGAACGGTGGGAATCCCAATAGCAGTCCTGATAACTTGGTCATTCAGGCCAGTTTAAAACCTGGGCAAGAAATATTTTTTAATAACTATGTGTGGAATATCGGCAATACCACAGATACGTATAATTTAAGTTACAGCTCAAGCAATCTACCGAGTTGCGCCAAAGTTAATTTTTACACGCAGGATGGGAAAACTTTACTCACGGATACCAATGGTGACGGTAAAGTCGATACAGGTTCGATTTCAAATGCTGCGGTAAAACAAATTCAGGTTGGGGTATCTGCATCTACAGGTTGTAGTAGCAGTGTCAGCCATATCAATATTGATGTGGTTGCAACCTCGATTGCTTCAAACTTAGTTTCGGACCCGATTCGTAACCAAATTACGACCTTAACGGTCGTGTCCAGCAGCAGTGATTTATATAACGCGGATCAGTCAGGTTTGGGCGTAGGTGTCTTGGATAACTTAGGTCAAGCTTTACGCACGGTTAAAGTGGTTTCGGGTAAAGCCGTTTTTCCTTTGGTCGCAAAGAATAATTCAAACCAAGCCAATAACTATAATTTATATGCATCCTTTAGCCCTATCGATGTCGCCAATATTGTACCGACCAGCAAAACGGGCTTTAGCGTCAAATTTTATGAAGGTGATGCAAGCTGTCAAACAGTTGGTAAGCAAATTACCAATACGGGAACCTTAGCCGCAGGGGCAAGCAAAGCATATTGTGCAGTGATTGATGTTGATGCCAGTCAACAGAATTTTACAGCTCCAATTTGGTTTGCGATTCAATCACCCATCAATCAACAGGCGGACTCCATTAAGAACCAAATTGAAAGTAATGTTGCGCGCTTACTTACTCTGATCAATGATCAGCAGGGACAGGTGGGTGTTGGTGGGACGATTGTTTATGTGCATACATTAAAGAATCTGGGCAATATGGCGGAAGGTGAGAATGCAGGTTCTCAAGTGAACCTTAACGTGGTTCCGCTGAAAAATGATGGCTTTGTCTACAGCCTTTATTACGATGCCAATAAAAATGGTCAAATTGATAGTGCAGATCAAATTATTAGTGCAACAACCAGTCTAAATCAGCTTTTGGGCAGTGCAGGTTTGCCACCTCAAACTGACATTCAACTTTTACTTAAAGTTCAGGCAGCACCTTCGGCAACAGAAGGAGTGGTGAGTCAGGCGGATATTTTAGTTGAGATTTCTGATTTTAATGGCATTCATTTAGACAACTTAAAAAACACAGATGTGACTACGGTAGCCACTGGGCATTTACAGTTATTGAAAACACAAGCAGTGAATAGTGGCTGTATAACCAGTGATCTAGCAGCTTTGAGCTATACCACTCAGTTGGTTTCAGTTAAGCCAAATCAGTGTGTGGCCTATAAACTCACACTCAAAAATGATGGTAGCTCTGTGGTGAAGAATGTGCAGTTTAATGATGTTGTTCCTGCCTATACCAGTCTTATTGGGACGCCTGTGATTGTGCCGACAGGGGTGGACCTTTCTTCAGGTGAGAAAGTTTCAGCTTTGGTGAGTAGTTTAGATCCAAATCAAGAAGCCAATTTCTACTTTGTTATTCGTGTTAACCCTTAA
- a CDS encoding DUF11 domain-containing protein, with protein sequence MPMNLKNTKRNSLYVSIATILGGFAFFATGAHAAAPAAGTNISNIATASYVDGTSTTRTVTSNEVKTTVLQVGSFTLEQNRTATANPNGVVTLSHVLTNTGNGTDEFTLNLANVAGDNFDFSNIAIYLDANKDGVPDNGTNLAGQKVTLNAGESVGLVVVGTTAATASAGNSGQLELSAASTYITVVADKTKKNTDTVTIVTGAVIQVTKSANVTAVARGDTVTYELTYKNTGNSDAANLTIEDILPSGVTYVAGSARWSGQTAALTDATGDEAAAAAKYEFTNGKVQLVLASVVRNSTGKLTFQVTVDSAAPAGKITNIATFDPDGPGNETSQPTNPYDVTVQSTYTGTINDNASDTYSDAQKTSDPTKNDLIETTAVQGSPVLFGASSSTEDIWIHNLGNVAETYNITVNKSALPAGSIVELLKSDGNTPLTDTNGDASVDSGPLASGGHLEISARITLPNGYTGPITASGLDTILTITPVHAPASSDTVTLRISNITASKVDLSNGKGNKNYTEDDTGLTGEGEYVSGNVVTTVTTKPGVAATFPIAITNYGSTSDNYNFGTEQALPSGWTVEYFVADANGVCSATKVTNTGAIQPNTTAYFCAKVTPSTDATPANSQDIVFTINSPATGLTDKMKDHLTVEAVRGLSFLADQQGQVAPGGTIVYKHTLTNNGNVVEGIADGTLPISITHDPATNGFVTSVYVDKNNNGIADTDELVTDIQNLNKWLIATNAADGLSPKESINILVKVEAPSNATAGQADLSIVTVTPTGALNGTAAPAAVTVTDKTTVNIGQVRLEKMQALDAACDGTPDGGFGTSTLQAKPGACIIYQIKAVNDGNQAVTKVEITDAVPSYTTLGSSPAAALEPVSKGTVTNTANNLKSSQFDLAPSETVTMKFSVKVDAQ encoded by the coding sequence ATGCCTATGAATTTGAAGAACACAAAGCGAAATAGCCTTTATGTGTCAATTGCGACAATTTTAGGGGGCTTTGCTTTTTTCGCGACAGGTGCACATGCAGCAGCACCAGCCGCAGGAACAAACATTAGTAACATTGCAACAGCATCGTATGTAGATGGTACATCGACCACACGTACTGTGACGTCAAATGAAGTCAAAACGACTGTTTTACAGGTGGGTAGCTTCACACTCGAGCAAAACCGTACCGCAACTGCCAACCCGAATGGTGTCGTGACTTTATCGCACGTCTTGACCAATACAGGTAACGGAACGGATGAATTCACGCTGAATTTAGCCAACGTGGCTGGAGATAATTTTGATTTCTCCAACATTGCGATTTATTTAGATGCAAATAAAGATGGTGTGCCAGATAACGGTACGAATTTGGCAGGTCAAAAAGTTACCTTAAATGCTGGTGAGTCTGTAGGCTTGGTCGTGGTGGGTACAACTGCCGCAACAGCATCAGCAGGTAATTCTGGTCAATTAGAACTGTCTGCCGCAAGTACTTATATTACTGTCGTAGCGGACAAGACCAAGAAGAATACTGACACCGTAACGATTGTTACTGGTGCGGTCATTCAAGTGACGAAGTCTGCCAATGTAACCGCCGTTGCACGTGGCGATACCGTGACTTATGAATTGACTTATAAAAATACGGGTAATTCCGATGCAGCCAATCTAACCATTGAAGATATTTTACCTTCAGGTGTGACCTATGTTGCAGGTTCAGCACGTTGGAGCGGTCAGACCGCGGCATTGACCGATGCGACGGGTGATGAAGCGGCAGCAGCGGCGAAGTACGAATTTACCAATGGTAAAGTTCAGTTAGTTCTTGCTTCTGTAGTGCGTAACAGTACCGGCAAGTTAACCTTTCAAGTGACGGTAGATAGTGCTGCTCCTGCAGGAAAAATTACCAACATCGCGACATTTGACCCAGATGGTCCAGGTAATGAGACGTCTCAACCAACCAACCCGTATGATGTAACTGTACAGTCTACGTATACGGGTACCATCAACGATAACGCAAGCGATACTTATTCGGATGCGCAAAAAACAAGTGATCCTACTAAGAATGACTTGATCGAAACAACAGCAGTACAAGGTTCCCCAGTTTTATTTGGGGCATCAAGCTCTACAGAAGATATTTGGATTCACAACCTTGGTAATGTCGCTGAAACCTATAACATTACAGTTAATAAATCGGCACTGCCTGCGGGTTCTATTGTTGAGTTATTAAAGTCAGATGGTAATACACCGTTAACCGATACCAATGGTGATGCGAGTGTGGACAGTGGTCCATTGGCTTCAGGTGGTCACCTTGAAATCTCTGCACGTATTACGTTACCAAATGGTTATACAGGCCCAATTACAGCATCTGGTCTGGACACAATCTTAACTATTACACCAGTGCACGCGCCTGCATCTTCAGATACTGTGACTTTAAGAATTAGCAATATCACAGCGTCAAAAGTCGATTTGAGCAATGGTAAAGGGAATAAAAACTATACGGAAGATGATACGGGCTTAACCGGTGAAGGGGAATACGTTTCAGGTAATGTGGTAACCACGGTAACAACTAAACCTGGCGTTGCGGCGACCTTCCCAATTGCTATAACGAATTACGGTTCAACATCGGACAACTATAACTTTGGTACTGAACAAGCATTACCATCGGGTTGGACTGTTGAATACTTTGTTGCCGATGCCAATGGTGTTTGTTCAGCAACGAAAGTGACCAATACGGGTGCAATTCAGCCAAATACAACGGCGTATTTCTGTGCCAAGGTGACTCCATCTACAGATGCAACACCTGCCAATAGCCAAGATATCGTCTTCACCATTAATTCGCCTGCAACAGGTTTAACAGACAAGATGAAAGATCACTTGACTGTAGAAGCCGTACGTGGACTTTCATTCTTGGCGGATCAACAAGGTCAGGTCGCACCGGGTGGTACGATTGTCTATAAACATACCTTAACCAACAACGGTAACGTTGTAGAGGGTATTGCTGATGGAACATTACCGATCAGCATTACACATGACCCTGCAACTAATGGTTTTGTGACTTCTGTTTATGTGGATAAAAACAACAACGGTATTGCAGACACGGATGAGTTGGTTACTGATATTCAGAACCTTAACAAGTGGTTAATTGCAACCAATGCTGCAGATGGTCTTTCTCCAAAAGAAAGTATCAATATCTTGGTTAAAGTTGAAGCACCAAGTAATGCAACAGCGGGTCAAGCCGATTTGTCAATTGTGACGGTTACACCGACTGGCGCATTAAATGGTACGGCTGCTCCTGCTGCTGTCACTGTGACAGATAAAACCACAGTCAACATTGGTCAAGTCCGTCTGGAAAAAATGCAAGCACTAGATGCAGCATGTGACGGAACACCAGATGGTGGCTTTGGAACATCTACACTTCAGGCGAAACCAGGTGCTTGTATCATTTACCAAATTAAAGCGGTGAATGATGGTAATCAGGCAGTAACTAAAGTTGAGATTACCGATGCTGTACCAAGTTACACCACTCTAGGTTCGTCGCCTGCGGCTGCGCTAGAGCCAGTATCAAAAGGTACTGTGACCAATACGGCAAACAACTTGAAGTCATCTCAATTTGATTTGGCACCGTCTGAAACGGTGACGATGAAGTTCAGCGTTAAAGTTGATGCTCAATAA
- a CDS encoding DUF11 domain-containing protein, translating to MWGTNKHPNNRLVGNLQMLKLMQILSSLLIFITSLLFASLVSAATPTLEIMSNSYTGMPNVGATTSAQRNTYVFNINNPNDNSGTLNYFPRINVDYTLTNQQYDSNNNPALFFGVTNLTVFPKLVDQGSPSNSHFSSTRTLPGQGIDVNSNHGLRMTADTSKFLGSPANTANVNGGLGYQVGEVTLTWDRPVRNPVINISGLGAVRTLTSTGEILLGMSAQFKLTTTTNISSVYALSGVNFSVTNNGEIRNTSSVLGASASNGGASGSIQVLTSAPITVLKFNVYFRTDRTAGVITESSTTGTALQDAFVFSSSSVDSMVGDLVVSKTNATTQVYSGATTTYTVRVTNNGPDTYTGTLLKDVVGAGLTATAVACSTVASNKCTTAPALSSLGSIDTGALAVGEFYEILVTTRVNAAAGSTVTNTATVELPTLGSSTGVSCTTLNANGITRSFNSTTGACTTADQDTVLASADLEVSKTSHKTTYDTGDVVKYTIKAWNNGALAVTDAKLTDVVPTNISGLSWTCTKYGTAVCPTSTNMATSESSNSLTATGLSLPANGKDVNYLEFTITGLAYKAGSVANTASITTSVFDRNSTNNSATANMTIAQNMPIATGNTQNQCLSSQAVNLVSNTAFISYDADNTLTAKSYDLKTAGSSPSILPNTVMYGTGANGALEVKGRLSWSYGSPRSNTTGVTIRVLVDGVIYAVLVTPGKSSNNTATFNALNGAQVVETEYALTSYQADPESINFTITLPTTVTSVKVVSTEFQSYASSGVAGDDIGIGLNEVNACLKPTFAMNKVSENGTDSFNFSAFTNLSNANAETITSGEVVTTVVGAAQSVRLKKSTSPVEQGSLLAYATPNTAISFTESTSTLYSLKSIECTDTNAAISGNSTANLGGVNGLTQTIPAANVKFAAKLVCRVTNSKKAGYVFSGRVFNDNSGTTSDVSKAYNAIVDAGEVGIAGSVVELQDCSSKAILASATSNANGDFKIQTLDDVFAGRSNVCLVQRNLTGFDSVSSAKASSVTATADTSNDFFTIPKAANVTSYDGFLFGDAELQLVLTQNGQKTIVAGDVVDYPHELSAKSVMNALNLTETKEQQPANSQPWQSLVYVDSNCNAQLDQGENLFTSRVLKANEKICLIQRVNSPTTAQGGDRFIASFKVNGKATYTAATTKESNSVNDITTIGTAGLNMSKLVRKTSACPAPSNDSTPFTVTNQAAKGDYLEYQITYTNNSNKNLVDIVLKDSVPLGTVYGAMSCSVSGCQTQESSGQLIWTIPGVLAPKQKEQVGFCVRIPN from the coding sequence ATGTGGGGAACTAATAAACATCCAAATAATCGTCTTGTTGGAAATTTACAGATGCTTAAACTCATGCAAATACTTAGTTCTTTATTGATATTCATTACGAGTTTATTGTTTGCCTCACTTGTAAGTGCTGCAACACCTACACTTGAGATTATGTCTAATTCCTATACGGGAATGCCTAATGTGGGAGCGACGACATCAGCTCAAAGAAATACATATGTCTTCAATATCAATAACCCAAATGATAATTCGGGGACGTTAAATTATTTCCCAAGAATTAACGTGGATTATACATTAACTAACCAACAGTATGATTCAAATAACAACCCTGCCCTTTTTTTTGGTGTAACCAATCTTACAGTTTTCCCAAAACTAGTTGATCAGGGAAGTCCAAGTAATTCCCATTTTTCTTCAACACGCACATTACCGGGGCAAGGTATTGATGTAAATTCAAACCACGGTTTACGAATGACAGCAGATACAAGTAAGTTTCTGGGTAGTCCAGCCAATACGGCTAATGTAAATGGAGGATTGGGATATCAAGTAGGAGAAGTCACTTTAACGTGGGATAGGCCTGTTAGAAATCCAGTGATTAATATATCAGGCTTAGGCGCTGTCCGTACATTAACGAGTACTGGTGAAATTTTGTTAGGGATGTCTGCCCAGTTTAAACTAACTACTACCACAAATATTAGCAGTGTATATGCGTTATCTGGTGTAAATTTCTCTGTAACCAATAATGGCGAGATAAGAAATACATCTTCGGTACTGGGAGCGAGCGCGTCAAATGGTGGAGCTAGTGGTAGTATTCAGGTTTTAACATCTGCACCTATTACAGTTCTAAAATTTAATGTTTATTTTAGAACAGACCGAACTGCTGGGGTAATTACAGAAAGCTCAACAACAGGTACTGCATTGCAGGATGCTTTTGTCTTTAGTAGTTCTAGTGTCGACTCTATGGTTGGGGATTTGGTGGTTTCAAAAACTAATGCCACAACCCAAGTCTATTCTGGTGCTACAACTACTTATACAGTACGCGTCACCAATAATGGTCCAGATACTTATACAGGAACATTACTCAAGGATGTAGTCGGGGCAGGGTTAACTGCGACAGCTGTTGCCTGTAGTACAGTTGCGAGCAATAAATGTACCACCGCCCCAGCTTTAAGTAGTCTAGGCTCGATTGATACTGGTGCCTTAGCTGTTGGCGAATTCTATGAAATTTTAGTGACCACACGTGTGAATGCTGCGGCAGGCAGTACGGTAACAAATACAGCGACAGTTGAACTACCAACACTTGGTTCATCAACAGGGGTAAGTTGTACAACCTTAAATGCAAATGGTATTACACGTTCATTTAACTCAACTACAGGTGCATGCACCACAGCAGACCAAGATACTGTACTTGCTTCTGCTGACCTAGAAGTCTCAAAAACATCACATAAAACGACATACGATACAGGCGATGTTGTTAAATACACGATTAAAGCTTGGAATAATGGCGCATTGGCAGTTACCGATGCGAAATTAACAGATGTCGTTCCAACCAATATTTCGGGTTTGAGTTGGACTTGTACCAAATATGGTACGGCCGTTTGCCCAACATCTACAAATATGGCCACTTCAGAAAGTAGCAATAGTTTAACTGCGACTGGGTTGAGCTTGCCAGCAAATGGGAAAGATGTAAATTATTTAGAGTTCACTATAACAGGGTTGGCTTATAAAGCAGGTTCGGTGGCGAATACAGCATCAATTACAACGAGTGTTTTTGATCGGAACTCTACGAATAACAGTGCAACAGCCAATATGACTATTGCACAAAATATGCCAATCGCCACAGGAAACACACAAAATCAGTGTTTATCTAGTCAAGCAGTCAATCTCGTTTCTAATACTGCATTTATTAGCTATGACGCTGATAACACATTGACAGCTAAGAGTTATGATCTTAAAACAGCGGGGAGTAGTCCAAGCATACTTCCAAATACTGTGATGTATGGCACAGGAGCAAATGGTGCTTTAGAAGTAAAAGGTCGACTCAGTTGGTCTTATGGTAGCCCACGGAGTAATACGACTGGTGTGACTATACGGGTGCTAGTGGATGGAGTTATTTATGCAGTATTGGTTACACCAGGAAAAAGCTCAAACAATACAGCAACTTTCAATGCATTGAATGGTGCACAGGTAGTTGAAACAGAATATGCTTTGACTTCTTATCAAGCAGACCCAGAGTCAATTAATTTTACAATTACATTACCGACGACGGTTACGAGTGTAAAAGTTGTAAGCACAGAGTTTCAGAGTTATGCTAGTTCTGGTGTCGCAGGTGATGATATTGGTATTGGCTTAAATGAAGTCAATGCCTGTTTAAAGCCAACATTTGCAATGAACAAAGTGTCTGAAAATGGCACAGACAGCTTCAACTTTAGTGCTTTTACCAACTTGAGCAATGCCAATGCTGAAACCATTACCAGTGGTGAAGTGGTCACAACAGTAGTTGGGGCTGCACAATCGGTTCGTTTAAAGAAAAGTACATCCCCCGTTGAGCAAGGCTCATTATTGGCTTATGCAACACCAAACACAGCCATCAGTTTTACTGAATCGACATCGACTTTATATTCACTTAAAAGTATTGAATGTACAGATACCAATGCAGCCATTTCAGGAAATAGTACTGCAAATTTGGGGGGCGTAAATGGTTTGACCCAAACTATACCGGCAGCGAATGTGAAATTTGCCGCTAAACTGGTTTGTCGCGTGACCAACAGTAAAAAAGCAGGTTATGTATTTTCGGGGCGGGTGTTTAACGATAACAGCGGTACAACTTCAGATGTTTCCAAGGCGTATAACGCGATTGTAGATGCAGGTGAAGTGGGAATTGCAGGGAGTGTTGTTGAACTGCAAGATTGTAGCAGTAAGGCCATTTTGGCTTCTGCAACCAGCAATGCCAATGGTGATTTTAAAATTCAAACCTTAGATGACGTATTTGCTGGGCGAAGTAATGTTTGTTTGGTACAGCGTAATTTGACAGGTTTTGATTCGGTGAGTTCTGCAAAAGCCAGTAGCGTGACAGCGACAGCCGACACCAGTAATGACTTCTTTACCATTCCTAAAGCTGCAAATGTGACTAGCTATGATGGTTTCTTGTTTGGTGATGCCGAGTTGCAGTTGGTCTTAACGCAAAATGGACAAAAAACTATTGTGGCAGGTGATGTGGTGGATTATCCACATGAGCTTAGTGCAAAAAGTGTCATGAATGCGCTGAATTTAACGGAAACCAAAGAGCAACAACCTGCAAACAGTCAGCCTTGGCAGAGTTTGGTTTACGTAGATAGCAACTGTAATGCACAGTTAGATCAAGGTGAGAATTTGTTCACCAGTCGCGTATTAAAAGCCAATGAAAAAATTTGTTTGATTCAGCGAGTAAATTCACCTACTACGGCACAAGGTGGTGATCGCTTTATTGCGAGCTTCAAGGTCAATGGCAAGGCGACTTATACCGCTGCGACGACCAAGGAAAGTAATAGTGTGAATGATATTACAACGATTGGCACAGCAGGTCTCAATATGAGCAAACTGGTGCGAAAAACATCTGCATGCCCTGCACCGAGCAATGATTCAACGCCGTTTACTGTAACGAACCAAGCTGCAAAAGGCGATTATTTGGAATATCAAATCACCTATACCAATAATTCAAATAAAAACTTGGTTGATATTGTCCTTAAAGACAGTGTTCCATTAGGAACAGTTTATGGAGCCATGTCTTGCAGTGTTTCAGGATGTCAAACTCAAGAAAGTTCAGGACAGTTAATCTGGACAATTCCGGGTGTATTGGCGCCTAAGCAAAAGGAGCAAGTCGGGTTCTGCGTGCGGATTCCAAACTAG